From one Lolium rigidum isolate FL_2022 chromosome 4, APGP_CSIRO_Lrig_0.1, whole genome shotgun sequence genomic stretch:
- the LOC124708885 gene encoding protein trichome birefringence-like 26 has translation MGSGTRWPPWAALLYSPRARMGGGAGWGLALKGIGWILFAGVSFRLLCSLSSSPTSLESKEGKCDLFKGEWLPNPSGPAYTNSSCRFIDDHQNCMMNGRPDIVYLYWRWKPYECDLPPFNEVRFLSAMRNKAWGFIGDSILRNQVQSLICLLSKADEPVEVYHDKEFRNRRWHFQSYNFTVSLVWAPFLVKSEVSENENGESTSEIQLHLDVLEPTWISQYESFDYVIIAGGQWFLKTAVYWDNGKVIGCHYCQDKDLTELGFEHLYRRTLQSVLKFISSTNHKPVVLFRTWAPDHFENGEWSSGGTCSRILPYRKGEYSGKYMDNVMRGIELEEFNKALAVVNSSGDVVNLKLLDIYSLSAMRPDGHAGPYRMFHPFAQGNKDASSVQKDCLHWCVPGPIDAWNDLIMRLVLN, from the exons ATGGGCTCGGGCACGAGGTGGCCGCCGTGGGCGGCGCTGCTGTACTCCCCTCGTGCCCGCATGGGAGGCGGAGCGGGATGGGGACTGGCGTTGAAGGGTATCGGGTGGATCCTCTTCGCCGGCGTCTCCTTCCGTCTGCTCTGCTCCTTATCCTCCTCGCCCACTTCGCTAGAGAGTAAGGAAG GAAAATGTGACCTTTTTAAGGGGGAATGGCTACCAAACCCCTCCGGCCCAGCCTATACAAATTCAAGCTGTCGATTTATTGATGATCACCAGAACTGCATGATGAATGGTCGACCCGATATTGTATATCTTTACTGGAGGTGGAAACCTTATGAATGTGACCTGCCACCATTTAATGAAGTGAGATTTCTATCAGCTATGAGGAACAAAGCATGGGGCTTCATTGGTGACTCCATTCTTCGTAACCAAGTTCAGTCATTGATTTGCCTTCTGTCTAAG GCTGACGAACCTGTTGAGGTCTACCATGACAAAGAATTCAGAAATAGGAGATGGCACTTCCAATCATACAACTTCACCGTGTCTCTCGTTTGGGCTCCCTTCCTCGTCAAATCAGAGGTTTCTGAAAATGAGAATGGCGAGTCTACCTCAGAGATCCAGCTTCACCTTGATGTACTTGAACCAACCTGGATAAGTCAGTATGAGAGCTTTGACTATGTAATCATTGCTGGTGGACAATGGTTTCTTAAGACTGCGGTCTATTGGGATAATGGTAAGGTGATAGGCTGTCATTATTGTCAGGACAAGGACCTAACTGAACTTGGATTTGAGCACCTGTATCGCAGGACTTTACAATCAGTACTCAAATTCATCTCCTCGACAAACCACAAGCCAGTTGTTCTATTCAGGACCTGGGCGCCTGATCACTTTGAGAATGGCGAGTGGTCCAGTGGTGGAACTTGTAGCAGGATATTGCCTTACAGGAAGGGAGAGTACAGTGGAAAATACATGGATAATGTCATGAGGGGGATTGAGCTAGAAGAGTTCAACAAGGCCTTAGCTGTGGTCAATAGTTCAGGGGATGTGGTGAATCTGAAGCTCTTGGACATTTACAGCCTTTCGGCCATGAGACCTGATGGCCATGCTGGGCCTTACAGGATGTTCCATCCATTTGCACAGGGTAACAAGGATGCCTCGTCGGTTCAGAAGGATTGCCTGCATTGGTGCGTTCCAGGCCCCATTGACGCCTGGAATGATCTGATAATGAGGTTGGTTCTGAATTGA
- the LOC124708415 gene encoding uncharacterized protein LOC124708415 isoform X1 translates to MASQPSRRPPADYPNPPDPTTIAALDGDLLREILLRLPDLPSLAFAAFTCRTFLDAIRSSPAFRRRFRGLHASPLLALFLTPHMRAIPAFTTAWRPSDLDLDAATDFFRTILRDDDDASFWGVNLSGSSIPYLNGYVALENRGTKQRACYNPQTKALDLCPNSPRHITRGTILEFYTLSAEEGQRPSRVVCVRHDHSWSSVRLAVFSSNTMEWQIFPEAATLLPEGDKRTTRTVMDGFVCWEHDREGCIFVLNTATLQLSRMDLPPHFKGVYSAGYSGFKVGQTKDGKLCIVSVEEHTLLTWVWAADQDGVERFVLGKMFLLLTVFKNIMECSAQDKTKVRIMAVMDGFVYLSICHWKDFSDLFKSSEWFLSFSLETGELCEMFKSERQIPCPIIPYIMEWPPSLVHNMQNSESKVAGGSGEDGGPVGTEEATPILARALQSFKGALINDDELKVSETDAFLLCIDAADEENSLVRKMITLDAVLTAVRDRVLSISADPDVSRKRTERESWFQMCKGKLWRAFFAS, encoded by the exons ATGGCTTCCCAGCCgtcgcggcggccgccggcggatTACCCTAATCCGCCCGATCCCACCACCATAGCTGCTCTCGACGGCGACCTACTCCGGGAGATCTTGCTCCGCCTCCCCGACCTTCCTAGCCTCGCCTTCGCCGCCTTCACCTGCCGCACCTTCCTTGACGCCATCCGTTCATCCCCCGCCTTCCGCCGCCGCTTCCGCGGCCTCCACGCGTCCCCCCTCCTCGCCCTCTTCCTCACACCCCACATGCGCGCCATACCTGCCTTCACCACCGCATGGCGCCCCTCCGACCTGGACCTCGACGCCGCCACCGATTTCTTCCGGACCATCCTCCGAGACGACGACGATGCTTCCTTTTGGGGGGTCAatctctccggttcctcgattcCCTACCTCAATGGTTACGTCGCCCTGGAGAACCGGGGCACCAAGCAGCGTGCTTGCTACAACCCCCAAACCAAGGCCCTGGATCTCTGCCCCAATTCTCCCCGCCACATCACCCGCGGCACCATCCTTGAGTTCTACACACTCTCCGCCGAAGAGGGCCAGAGGCCGTCCCGCGTGGTCTGTGTCCGCCACGACCACTCATGGTCTTCGGTACGCCTCGCTGTCTTCTCATCAAACACCATGGAGTGGCAGATCTTCCCGGAGGCCGCGACGCTGCTACCCGAGGGCGACAAGCGCACAACCCGCACGGTGATGGACGGGTTTGTCTGCTGGGAACACGATAGAGAGGGCTGCATTTTCGTGCTCAACACAGCCACCTTGCAGCTCTCGCGAATGGATCTGCCGCCGCATTTCAAAGGGGTTTATTCAGCCGGATATTCAGGGTTTAAGGTCGGCCAGACCAAGGACGGGAAGCTCTGTATCGTAAGCGTCGAGGAGCACACCCTTCTTACTTGGGTCTGGGCAGCCGACCAGGATGGCGTCGAGAGATTCGTGCTAGGCAAAATGTTTCTGCTACTCACGGTTTTTAAGAACATCATGGAGTGCTCGGCGCAGGATAAAACTAAGGTGCGGATTATGGCGGTTATGGATGGCTTTGTGTACCTCTCCATTTGCCACTGGAAGGATTTCAGCGACCTCTTCAAATCCTCCGAGTGGTTCCTATCCTTCTCCCTGGAAACAGGCGAGCTGTGTGAGATGTTTAAGAGTGAACGGCAGATTCCCTGCCCTATCATTCCTTACATCATGGAGTGGCCTCCGTCTTTGGTGCACAACATG CAGAATTCAGAATCCAAAGTTGCTGGAGGCAGTGGAGAAGATGGTGGTCCTGTGGGCACAGAAGAAGCTACACCTATCCTTGCCCGAGCATTACAATCATTCAAAGGAGCTTTGATTAATGATGATGAATTGAAAGTTTCAGAGACAGATGCCTTCTTACTTTGTATTGACGCTGCAGATGAGGAGAACTCTCTTGTGAGGAAAATGATTACTTTGGATGCGGTATTAACAGCTGTGCGGGATCGTGTCTTGAGCATAAGTGCGGACCCTGATGTCTCCAGGAAGAGAACAGAAAGAGAGAGCTGGTTCCAAATGTGCAAGGGGAAGCTATGGAGAGCTTTCTTTGCTAGTTGA
- the LOC124708415 gene encoding uncharacterized protein LOC124708415 isoform X2 translates to MASQPSRRPPADYPNPPDPTTIAALDGDLLREILLRLPDLPSLAFAAFTCRTFLDAIRSSPAFRRRFRGLHASPLLALFLTPHMRAIPAFTTAWRPSDLDLDAATDFFRTILRDDDDASFWGVNLSGSSIPYLNGYVALENRGTKQRACYNPQTKALDLCPNSPRHITRGTILEFYTLSAEEGQRPSRVVCVRHDHSWSSVRLAVFSSNTMEWQIFPEAATLLPEGDKRTTRTVMDGFVCWEHDREGCIFVLNTATLQLSRMDLPPHFKGVYSAGYSGFKVGQTKDGKLCIVSVEEHTLLTWVWAADQDGVERFVLGKMFLLLTVFKNIMECSAQDKTKVRIMAVMDGFVYLSICHWKDFSDLFKSSEWFLSFSLETGELCEMFKSERQIPCPIIPYIMEWPPSLVHNMNSESKVAGGSGEDGGPVGTEEATPILARALQSFKGALINDDELKVSETDAFLLCIDAADEENSLVRKMITLDAVLTAVRDRVLSISADPDVSRKRTERESWFQMCKGKLWRAFFAS, encoded by the exons ATGGCTTCCCAGCCgtcgcggcggccgccggcggatTACCCTAATCCGCCCGATCCCACCACCATAGCTGCTCTCGACGGCGACCTACTCCGGGAGATCTTGCTCCGCCTCCCCGACCTTCCTAGCCTCGCCTTCGCCGCCTTCACCTGCCGCACCTTCCTTGACGCCATCCGTTCATCCCCCGCCTTCCGCCGCCGCTTCCGCGGCCTCCACGCGTCCCCCCTCCTCGCCCTCTTCCTCACACCCCACATGCGCGCCATACCTGCCTTCACCACCGCATGGCGCCCCTCCGACCTGGACCTCGACGCCGCCACCGATTTCTTCCGGACCATCCTCCGAGACGACGACGATGCTTCCTTTTGGGGGGTCAatctctccggttcctcgattcCCTACCTCAATGGTTACGTCGCCCTGGAGAACCGGGGCACCAAGCAGCGTGCTTGCTACAACCCCCAAACCAAGGCCCTGGATCTCTGCCCCAATTCTCCCCGCCACATCACCCGCGGCACCATCCTTGAGTTCTACACACTCTCCGCCGAAGAGGGCCAGAGGCCGTCCCGCGTGGTCTGTGTCCGCCACGACCACTCATGGTCTTCGGTACGCCTCGCTGTCTTCTCATCAAACACCATGGAGTGGCAGATCTTCCCGGAGGCCGCGACGCTGCTACCCGAGGGCGACAAGCGCACAACCCGCACGGTGATGGACGGGTTTGTCTGCTGGGAACACGATAGAGAGGGCTGCATTTTCGTGCTCAACACAGCCACCTTGCAGCTCTCGCGAATGGATCTGCCGCCGCATTTCAAAGGGGTTTATTCAGCCGGATATTCAGGGTTTAAGGTCGGCCAGACCAAGGACGGGAAGCTCTGTATCGTAAGCGTCGAGGAGCACACCCTTCTTACTTGGGTCTGGGCAGCCGACCAGGATGGCGTCGAGAGATTCGTGCTAGGCAAAATGTTTCTGCTACTCACGGTTTTTAAGAACATCATGGAGTGCTCGGCGCAGGATAAAACTAAGGTGCGGATTATGGCGGTTATGGATGGCTTTGTGTACCTCTCCATTTGCCACTGGAAGGATTTCAGCGACCTCTTCAAATCCTCCGAGTGGTTCCTATCCTTCTCCCTGGAAACAGGCGAGCTGTGTGAGATGTTTAAGAGTGAACGGCAGATTCCCTGCCCTATCATTCCTTACATCATGGAGTGGCCTCCGTCTTTGGTGCACAACATG AATTCAGAATCCAAAGTTGCTGGAGGCAGTGGAGAAGATGGTGGTCCTGTGGGCACAGAAGAAGCTACACCTATCCTTGCCCGAGCATTACAATCATTCAAAGGAGCTTTGATTAATGATGATGAATTGAAAGTTTCAGAGACAGATGCCTTCTTACTTTGTATTGACGCTGCAGATGAGGAGAACTCTCTTGTGAGGAAAATGATTACTTTGGATGCGGTATTAACAGCTGTGCGGGATCGTGTCTTGAGCATAAGTGCGGACCCTGATGTCTCCAGGAAGAGAACAGAAAGAGAGAGCTGGTTCCAAATGTGCAAGGGGAAGCTATGGAGAGCTTTCTTTGCTAGTTGA
- the LOC124649279 gene encoding uncharacterized protein LOC124649279 produces the protein MGLLLQVPNLAGGRRPAARVLRSDRGGRFKVCAAAPGGSVKEEEEKGTGKKERIVIRVLDPVRERRLPPPLFSAPETPAEPLEALRRPEDDGEERRRYYVNMGYAIRTLREELPDVFCEEPSLDIYREDIVFKDPLNKFVGIDSYKSIFWALRFTGQIFFKALWIDIATIWQPVDNVIMVRWIVHGIPRVLQNGHSRFDGTSEYKLDKNGKIYQHKVDNVAMNSRKKFKILPIEELIRSLGCPSTPKPTCFEMISLVPFWLRWTWMR, from the exons ATGGGCCTCCTTCTCCAGGTCCCTAAcctcgccggcggccggcgcccgGCCGCCCGCGTCCTCCGGAGCGACCGCGGCGGCAGGTTCAAGGTATGCGCCGCGGCGCCCGGTGGCtccgtgaaggaggaggaggagaaggggaccgGGAAGAAGGAGAGGATAGTGATTAGAGTCCTGGACCCCGTGCGAGAGAGGAGGCTGCCGCCGCCTCTGTTCTCGGCCCCAGAGACTCCAGCAGAGCCTCTGGAGGCGCTTCGGCGTCCGGAAGACGACGGGGAAGAGAGGCGGAGGTACTATGTGAACATGGGCTACGCCATCCGGACACTGCGGGAGGAGCTCCCCGACGTATTCTGCGAGGAGCCCAGCCTTGACATCTACAG AGAAGACATTGTCTTCAAAGATCCACTCAATAAATTTGTGGGTATTGATAGCTACAAAAGTATATTCTGGGCGCTGCGGTTTACCGGTCAAATCTTCTTCAAGGCCTTGTGGATTGACATTGCTACGATATGGCAGCCAGTCGACAATGTAATTATGGTTCGGTGGATTGTTCATGGCATTCCTAGAGTTCTACAGAATGGTCATAGCCGCTTTGATGGCACGTCAGAGTATAAGCTGGATAAGAATGGGAAGATTTATCAGCATAAGGTGGACAATGTTGCCATGAATTCACGAAAGAAGTTCAAGATCTTGCCGATCGAAGAGCTCATTAGATCACTTGGATGCCCGTCCACTCCAAAACCAACTTGCTTTGAGATGATCTCGCTTGTGCCGTTTTGGTTGAGATGGACTTGGATGAGATGA